In a single window of the bacterium genome:
- a CDS encoding GTPase, translating into MPANLTPQYYEAEKKYREAKTPQEKLAYLQEMLAIMPKHKGTEKIQGDLKSKISKIKEALEHGRKSGGGPSTAWYQVDKQGAGQVAMLGLPNAGKSALLNALTNANVPVAEYPYTTTSPQVGMMPYEDVLIQIIDTPPLSDDTQPWMYSIYRSAAFVLIVLDATEDLETQYELIQEMLAGHNIACDLGSDAAAAGGNVIKAVLCVNKTDAKAVEENLKAFSQSKKYAVPFIPVSAVNHDSLAVLKHEIFKRLGIIRVYTKKAGQAPARKDPVVLRSGTTVIDAAEYIHKDFKQNLQYTRLWNDAGYTGQRVEKNYILHDGDIIEFHV; encoded by the coding sequence ATGCCGGCTAACCTGACACCCCAATATTACGAAGCGGAGAAAAAATACCGGGAGGCAAAAACGCCTCAGGAAAAACTCGCGTATTTGCAGGAAATGCTGGCGATCATGCCGAAACACAAGGGGACCGAGAAGATCCAGGGTGACCTGAAGAGCAAGATCAGCAAGATCAAGGAGGCGTTGGAACACGGCCGCAAGAGCGGCGGCGGACCGTCTACCGCGTGGTATCAGGTCGACAAGCAGGGTGCGGGTCAGGTCGCGATGCTGGGTCTTCCGAACGCCGGGAAATCGGCGCTTTTGAACGCCCTGACCAATGCGAACGTGCCGGTCGCCGAATACCCCTACACGACGACCTCGCCGCAGGTCGGCATGATGCCCTACGAGGACGTCCTCATTCAGATCATTGACACGCCGCCGCTGTCCGATGATACGCAGCCGTGGATGTATTCGATATACCGCTCGGCAGCTTTTGTGCTGATCGTGCTCGACGCTACCGAAGACCTCGAGACCCAGTACGAATTGATCCAGGAGATGCTTGCCGGTCATAACATCGCGTGTGATCTTGGCAGCGATGCTGCGGCAGCAGGAGGGAACGTGATCAAAGCAGTACTCTGCGTCAACAAGACCGACGCGAAAGCGGTTGAAGAGAACTTAAAAGCTTTTAGCCAGAGCAAAAAATACGCGGTACCGTTCATCCCTGTTTCAGCTGTGAACCATGACAGCCTTGCGGTGTTGAAACATGAGATTTTCAAAAGACTGGGGATCATCCGTGTATACACGAAGAAAGCAGGCCAGGCACCGGCCCGGAAAGATCCGGTCGTGCTAAGGTCCGGGACAACAGTAATCGATGCCGCGGAGTATATCCACAAGGACTTCAAGCAGAACCTTCAGTACACGCGGCTGTGGAACGATGCGGGATACACGGGGCAGCGGGTCGAGAAGAACTATATTCTGCATGATGGAGACATAATAGAATTTCATGTCTAA